One Citricoccus sp. K5 DNA window includes the following coding sequences:
- a CDS encoding M13 family metallopeptidase, which translates to MTETTPSRQPSAREDLYRHVNGAWLQSNSIPADQGAYGAFMELRDASELAVRHIAEDAAAHFWSGPGAGRESGPFAAGHDDDGARGRIGALYASFMDESGVEERGLEPIVADLAQIEGVSTPEELIHLSGQLQRAGVSGLIGTGSLNDAGNPERMLLHLIQDGLGLPDESYYREEKFAELVTDYRQHVDNVFMLAGIGGDRDEAERDADRVVDLETKIAAAHWDVVKVRDAVARYNLLDQTALLKAFPLAERWLEGVGATGGRSAEVVVWQPDFLAAMQTLLVEEDLGTWKRWLQLQLLRSAAPYLTEAFVNENFEFYGRKIAGTEEVRPRWKRGVAFVNGAVGEDVGRLYVAKHFPAGHQAAMDGLISALIEAYRRSISTLDWMGEDTRQKALEKLSMFKPMVGFPVKWIDYSSLAVDPENLIANVRAANAFEFERDLAKIETGPDPEEWHMTPQTVNAYYSPLENAIVFPAAILQPPFFDPNRLAAENFGAIGAVIGHEIGHGFDDQGSQYAGDGSLQNWWTDADRAAFEERTARLVGQYEVLRPAEAPEHQVNGELTLGENIGDLGGLGIASQALGIWREENLGAGGTDADRDGPVSEGLPNTDGPAERADADEASREQDRAFFASWAECWRQLTRTETAITRITSDPHSPNEFRCNQVVKNLDAFHEAYGTEPGDAMWLDPEDRVTIW; encoded by the coding sequence GTGACTGAAACCACCCCATCCCGGCAGCCCAGCGCCCGCGAGGACCTCTACCGGCACGTCAACGGTGCCTGGCTGCAGTCCAACTCGATCCCCGCGGACCAGGGTGCCTACGGGGCGTTCATGGAGTTGCGGGACGCCTCGGAACTGGCCGTGCGACACATCGCCGAGGACGCGGCCGCGCACTTCTGGTCCGGCCCGGGCGCGGGGCGTGAGTCCGGCCCCTTCGCCGCGGGCCATGACGACGACGGCGCCCGTGGTCGGATCGGCGCCCTCTACGCCTCCTTCATGGACGAATCCGGAGTGGAGGAGCGAGGCCTCGAACCGATCGTCGCCGACCTCGCCCAGATCGAGGGCGTCTCCACGCCGGAGGAGCTCATCCACCTCTCCGGCCAACTGCAGCGTGCCGGGGTCAGCGGGCTGATCGGCACGGGATCCCTGAATGACGCCGGGAACCCCGAGCGCATGCTGCTGCACCTGATCCAGGACGGCCTCGGGCTGCCGGACGAGTCCTACTATCGCGAGGAGAAGTTCGCGGAGCTGGTCACGGACTACCGCCAGCACGTGGACAACGTGTTCATGCTCGCCGGCATTGGCGGGGACCGGGACGAGGCCGAGCGGGACGCGGACCGGGTGGTGGACCTGGAGACCAAGATCGCCGCCGCCCACTGGGACGTCGTCAAGGTCCGTGACGCCGTGGCCCGGTACAACCTCCTGGACCAGACCGCCTTGCTGAAGGCCTTCCCGCTGGCCGAGCGCTGGCTCGAGGGTGTCGGCGCCACGGGTGGCCGCAGTGCAGAGGTCGTCGTCTGGCAGCCGGACTTCCTGGCCGCGATGCAGACGCTGCTCGTGGAGGAGGACCTGGGCACGTGGAAGCGGTGGCTACAGCTCCAGCTGCTCCGGTCCGCCGCGCCCTACCTGACCGAGGCCTTCGTCAACGAGAACTTCGAGTTCTACGGCCGCAAGATCGCCGGCACCGAGGAGGTCCGGCCCCGTTGGAAGCGCGGCGTCGCCTTCGTGAACGGCGCCGTGGGCGAGGATGTCGGCCGGCTGTATGTGGCCAAGCATTTCCCGGCCGGCCACCAGGCCGCCATGGACGGCCTCATCTCCGCACTCATCGAGGCCTACCGCCGGTCGATCAGCACCCTTGACTGGATGGGGGAGGACACCCGCCAGAAGGCCCTGGAGAAGTTGTCCATGTTCAAGCCCATGGTGGGGTTCCCCGTGAAGTGGATCGACTACTCGTCCCTGGCCGTGGATCCGGAGAACCTCATCGCCAACGTCCGGGCCGCCAACGCGTTCGAGTTCGAACGCGACCTCGCCAAGATCGAGACGGGGCCGGACCCGGAGGAATGGCACATGACCCCGCAGACGGTCAATGCCTATTACTCCCCGCTGGAGAACGCGATCGTGTTCCCCGCCGCCATCCTCCAGCCCCCGTTCTTCGACCCGAACCGGCTGGCAGCGGAGAACTTCGGTGCCATCGGCGCGGTCATCGGCCATGAGATCGGCCACGGCTTCGACGACCAGGGCTCCCAATACGCCGGAGACGGCTCCCTGCAGAACTGGTGGACCGACGCCGACCGTGCGGCCTTCGAGGAACGCACCGCCCGGCTCGTCGGCCAGTATGAGGTGCTCAGGCCCGCTGAGGCCCCCGAGCACCAGGTCAACGGCGAGCTCACGCTCGGCGAGAACATCGGTGACCTGGGCGGACTCGGCATCGCCTCCCAGGCGTTGGGTATCTGGCGCGAGGAGAACCTCGGGGCGGGCGGCACCGACGCTGACCGTGACGGGCCCGTCTCCGAAGGCCTCCCGAACACCGACGGGCCCGCCGAGCGGGCCGACGCCGACGAGGCCTCCCGCGAGCAGGACCGGGCGTTC
- a CDS encoding SRPBCC family protein, with protein sequence MNETAHGEKKQTVTRTIEAPAKDIFQILTLPARHREFDGSDMVRADEKSQRIQQVGDTFVMNMHAESQGGDYQRENHVVAYDENKLVGWKPGPVGGEPGGWQWVYQLEPVDQDTTEVSLTYDWSQVTDQELLAKNIFPAISSDQMDQSLGRLQSLV encoded by the coding sequence ATGAACGAGACCGCACACGGCGAGAAGAAGCAGACTGTCACCCGGACCATCGAGGCCCCGGCCAAGGACATCTTCCAGATCCTGACCCTTCCGGCCCGGCATCGGGAGTTCGACGGCTCCGACATGGTGCGTGCAGATGAGAAGTCCCAGCGCATCCAGCAGGTCGGCGACACGTTCGTCATGAACATGCACGCCGAGTCCCAGGGCGGCGACTACCAGCGTGAGAACCACGTGGTGGCCTATGACGAGAACAAGCTCGTGGGCTGGAAGCCGGGCCCCGTCGGCGGGGAGCCGGGCGGCTGGCAGTGGGTGTACCAGCTGGAACCGGTGGACCAGGACACCACGGAGGTCTCCTTGACCTACGACTGGTCCCAGGTCACCGACCAGGAGCTGCTGGCCAAGAACATCTTCCCCGCCATCAGCTCCGACCAGATGGACCAGTCCCTGGGCCGTCTTCAGTCGCTCGTCTGA